The Coriobacteriia bacterium DNA segment GGATGTCCGGGTTCTGACGGAAGAGGGTGAGATGCTAAGGCACCTCACCCTCGATCCGACCAAGAACTATCAGGCCATCGGTCGTGCCGATGTGTCCACGATGTCGTGACACATCTGTCCACGATGTCCTGAGACATCACACTGGTCGGGCTGACAGGATTTGAACCTGCGACCCCTTGACCCCCAGTCAAGTGCGCTACCAAGCTGCGCCACAGCCCGAAACGCCGCCCTTAAGCGGCAAGGCGATAGTCTACGACGACCATTGGTTTGCTTCAAGTGGGACGCTATTCCGCGAGGACGAGTCGCCTTGGATACCCCACTCCCCATGCGCGATGACCGCTTGCCCTTTCATGCTGACCTTTCGTCGCGCGAGAGGTCAAGCGCGCCCCTAGTGCGGCCGATGCATATTATGTTCGGGCAGCCACCATTTTGTTCGCGCTGCCCCCGTTCAGGGGAGGAAACCTATGCACGACACAAAACGCGCCACGAGCGGGGTCTCGCGACGCGCCTTCATCACCGGGGCGGGCGTGATGCTCGGAGCTGTTGTCGCTCCTGCGGTGATTCGGACGACTGAAGCATCCGCTGCCGCCCCGAAAGCTCTCCCGTGGGCGTACACGCCGCAGGATCCCGACAAGCTCGCAAGGCGCGCCTACGAAGTCTTCTTCCAGTCCGGATGTTCAGAGGCGACCGCCTGGCCGCTCATCGAAGCACTCGCTGCGGACACCAGCAACCCAGATCGTGAACTATGGGCGAGCATCCCGAAGAACGTGTTCGCCTACGGAGGTGCTGGCCTCAACGCCTGGGGCACGGTATGCGGGACCCTCAACGGGTCGTCAGCCATCTTGAGCATGTGCGGTGGTCCGGCGACCATTATCGACGCGAACATGCGCTACTACGCTGAGACGCCGCTCCCCACGAATCGTATCGACAACGCGTACCGCAGCGGCTGGCGACCGGTGAGTGGTCCCGCCCCCAAAATGAACGCGCCAACGACCACAGGACACACTCAGCTCTGCCACGCATCGATCTCGGTGTGGACCACGATGACGGGGACGACCTTCAGCAGCGCGGAGCGCAAGGATCGGTGCGCCAAGGCTTCCCACGACCTCATGCGCAACACGGTCGTCCTTCTGAACCGGTGGGCCGCGGGCGAAGTGATACCCGCGCTGGTCCTGAGCGACGCCGAGAAGGCCTGCTCCCCTTGCCACTCCGGCAACGCGAAGGGCCGCATGGACTGCGACTCATGTCACGACGAAACCGCGACATCTGACGGCAGTGCGACCCTTGACGGCCACTCTGTGACGGCCTGGTGATGACGATGACCTCGAAGAAGGCACTCACCATACTGGTTCTGGTCGCCGTCGCTGCTCTGGTCTCCGGGCTGCTCGCAACCAGTGCCCATTCCGCCAGCTCGTACACGTACCGCTGCGATCGGTGTCACAGCGCCACGGGTGCGTTCTGCTTGATTGTCGCCGAATCTGGATCCACCGCTGACACCGTCACCTATGACGTGAGCGTCGCTCAGGGTCAAGGCGCGTGGGCGGTCTTCGATAACACCCGGCGTGTCGCGGGAGCCAAGAGCGCGTCGGGTTCCTTCACCGTACGTCGTGGCCGCCCGTACGACGTGATCGCCGTCGGTCCGCTGCTCTCGGTCGGGCACGTCAAGACCCGCGTCAGCCCGCCGGCCACACTCGCGACCGGCGTGTCAACGGCAACCCCCGATGCGATCGCGCCGACAACCATCTCCGATGTCCGCGCCGTCTACGGGGGACCGGCCACCATCGCGCTCACCGCCGAGGACAACGGGGGCGGCTGGGGACTCGGCTACATCTACTACCAGCTGAACGGGCATCCCATCCGCATGACTACGCTTCTGCCCGGCCAGAGGAGCCACCGAGTCGAGCTACCGACGCTACCGTTGCCTGCAACCGGACGCAAGACGTACGAACTCACCTACTGGTCCCAGGACAACTACGGAAACGTCGAGGCGCAACGTAGTGCGACGTTCGTCATCGGGCGACCCACCGTGACCATCAAGCCTTCTGCCTCGACGGCTCGTGTGGGTTCTGCGCTGACGCTGAGCGGTGTGTTAGACCCTGGGGTCGCGGGCACCACGATCCAAGTGCTGGTCAAGAAGCCCGGGGCGACGCGTTTCGTGCCCCTCGCATCGGCGAAGACCTCAGCCGATCCGAGCGTGCCTTCAAAGTCACGTTGGAGCGTGTCCACGAAGGCCCTGCGGGGAACCACCCAGTACTACGCGATCAGCGGCACCGCAAAGTCCGCGGTGACCAAGGTCGTGGGACGCTAACCGACCCGAGACACCACAGTGATCGTCATCGGAGGCCCGGGCAATCGCTCGGGCCTCCGCTTCATCCCTGCGAGCCGCCTGACTCAGGTTCGCCCGCATAAAAGACCACGCTCACGTCCTCAAGAGTGATGATGCCGCTGGGAATCATGGCCGACCACACCTCCGCCAGCGCAGCGATGCGCGGCACATCGTCGATGACGACGACCATGACCGGGCAGTCGGTCGACATGCGAAGACCGTGTTTGGCCACATCGCGACTCGCGGCACCGAAACCCACCATGCCGCGCAAAGCGGTCGCACCTGCGCAGCCCTGGATTCGCGCCTGCTCGACGAGCGCTTGATAGAGCGGACGGTCCTCGTAGGTCTCGTCTTCTCCGACGTAGGCGGCAAGCCGCTTGGACGCCCCTGCAAGACTCCTGGTCATTCGCCAACTCCTTTCCGGCGCTCGCTCGCCTCTCGGGCGGACGGCGCGATACGATCCCACAGCGCGCGCGCAAGCGCCCGCTTCGACATGACAGGCAACTCTTCAGAACCGGATGCGTCTACGAGCCAGACCCGGTTGTGGTCACTGGCAAACCCCATCACCGGGTCGGACACGTCGTTGGCGACCACGAGATCGAGCGACTTGGCAGCGAGCTTGCCGCGCGCGCTCGCCACGGGGTCTCCCGTCTCAGCCGCAAAGCCCACCAGCAATCGCCCTTCCTTGCGAACACCGAGAGCGGCGAGTATGTCCGGATTTCGCTCGAGTTCGACGACGAGGGGCGCTTCATCTTTGTGCTGCTTCACGCTCGAGCGCACGGCGGGGCGAAAGTCCGAGATCGCGGCACTCGCCACGACCACATCGCACGATTCGAAGGCGTCGTCGACCGCGGCAGCCATCTCGAGCGCCGTGGTGACCCGGACGGTCGAGACGTTGAAGGGATCGGGCAGCACGGTCGGGCCGCTCACCAGCACGACATCGGCCCCGCGCCGTGCTGCCTCTTCGGCGATGGCGAAGCCGGTCTTGCCGCTGGATGCGTTGCCGATGAAGCGCACGGGGTCGATGGCCTCGCGAGTGGGGCCGGCGGTCACAAGCACGCGCACGCCTCGAATATCCCGCGCGCGATGCGCCTCGGCCAGAATCGCCTCGGTGATCACCGATAGCGCCGCCAGCCTGCCCTCCCCCACGTCGCCACAGGCAAGCTCGCCGCTCTCCGGCTCGATCACGACGACGCCGCGCGCGCGGAGCGCCTCGACATTGGCCTGCGTCACCGGGTTGCGCCACATGTGCACGTTCATCGCCGGCGCCACCACAAGCGGCGCCTCCGTAGCCAGCGCAACGGTCGTGAGCAGATCGTCGGCGCGCCCCATGGCGAACTTCGCCATCACGTTTGCGGTAGCGGGGACGACGGCGAACACGTCCGCCTCCTCGGCGAGCGAGGTGTGGTGCACCCGCGCCGCGGGCTCGTCCCACAGCGAGACCCCAACCGGCTCTCCGGTGAGTGCGCGAAACGTCGTCGGGCCGACGAAGCGCGTCGCGTTCTCGGTCATGACGACCTTCACCCGACAGCCGGCGCGCATGAGTTCTCGCACCAACTCGCATGCTTTGTACGCAGCGATGCAGCCGGTGACGCCGACTACAACGGTGGGTGTTGTGGTTCTTTGGGTCATAGACCAAGTATCGCATGCTTTCGGCGCGTCTTCGCGGCGCGTGTCGGGAACAATACCCCTTGTGCCGCGCGCACAACACCACACGCCCGCTTCGACCACTGCGACGACCCGATCGCTCACGAGAGGACCGACCATGTCCCAAACAGCGCCCTACGGGCGCGAGGTGCGCATCCGCATCGGAGGACCCGCCGGGTTCGGCATCAAGGCGGCGGGCCAGTCGCTGGCACGTGTGTTCGCACAGGCCGGCTACCGCACCTTCGATCTCACTGAGTACCCGTCGCTTATCAAGGGCGGGCACAACACCTACCACCTGCGCGTGAGCGCCGACCCCATCACGAGCCACGTGATGGCCACCGATATCCTGGTGGCGCTTGACCGCCCCACTGCCCGGCTCCACATCCGCGAACTCACCCCGGGTGGTGCCCTCATCTACGACCCGAAGGACTTCGAACCGGATGCGGATGCCGACCTAGGCGGTCGCGACGACGTGTGTCTCGTGCCGGTTCCGCTCACCCGAATCGTTGATGACGCCGGCGGCATCAAGATCATGCGCAACGTCGCCGCGCTAGGTGCGACCCTGGGACACATGGGCATGGCACTCGACGGGCTCGAGTCCTCTATCCGAGCGCAGTTCGCGCACAAAGCACCCGAGATCGCCGCGCAGAACATCGCCATCGCCCAGGCAGGACTCGAGCACGCCCAGGGTGCCCCCTGTGCTTTCCCGTTCGCCCTTCCCGCTGCCGAGCAGGCAGGCGACTTGGTGCTCGCCGATGGAAACGAAGCCTTCGGTCTCGGAGCGCTCGCAGCCGGCGTGGGCTTCTACGCCGCGTATCCGATGACTCCCGCCTCGTCGCTACTCCACTTCATGGCTAAGCACGGCGACGCAGCCGGTGTGGTCGTCAAGCATACCGAGGACGAGATCGCTGCGATGAACATGGTTCTTGGCAGCGCGTTCGGCGGCACGCGTTCGATGTGCGCTACCGCGGGCGGCGGCTTCTCTCTGATGGTCGAAGCGTTCGGTTTCGCCGGAGTCAGTGAGACCGCCTGCGTCGTCGGCCTGTTCACCCGACCCGGACCTGCGACCGGTCTGCCCACGTGGACCGAGCAAAGCGACCTGCGCTTCGCCCTGCACGCTTCTCAGGGCGAGTTCCCGAGGGTCGTGCTGGCTCCGGGCGACCACGCTGAGGCGTTCGAGTACACCTGGCGCGCTTTCAATCTGGCTGACGAACTGCAGACTCCCGTGATCCTGCTCGGCGACTCATACCTGTCGGATAACCGCGCGACCAGCGAGCGTTTTGACGTGGAGGCCGTCGAGATCCGTCGTGGCAAGCTCGTGGCCGAGGGCGACGTCCAGGACCACCCCGATGCGCTCGCCGGCGACGGCCGCTACGCGCGCTACAAGGTCACCGAGGATGGTGTGAGCGTGCGTGCGCTCCCGGGCGTGGAGGGCGCGATCCAGGTCGTCAACTCCTACGAGCACGACGAGTTCGGCTACGGCGCTCAAGCCGAGGAGGCCTCCATCCGCGTCGCCCAGAACGAGAAGCGCCTGCGCAAGCTGGACCTTGCGGCGTCGATGGTCCCGCCTCCGAATCGATTCGGCCCCGACGACGCCGAGATCTCGCTCGTCTTCTTCGGCTCCACGAAGATGCCGGCGCTCCAGGCGCTGCAATGGCTTCATGCCGAGGGACACGCGGTGAACGCCATTCAGGTCACCACCCTGTGGCCGTTCCCCGCGATCGAGGTCTGCCGCTTCCTGTGTGATGCGAAGATCAACCTCATCATCGAGGGCAACGCCACCGGGCAGCTCGAGGGCCTTATCCGTGAGCAGTGTCTCCATGCCGTGCATCACCGACTACGTCGCTACGACGGCCGCCCGTTCTCGCCGGAGCTCATCTACGCCACCGTGAAGCAGCTGCTTGGCGAACCGGTCGAGCTCAACGCCGCCGGTGCGCTCGTTGCGAAGGAGGACTTCAACTGATGCCTGAAGCCAAGGCGTTCACCAACACGAACAAGCCGACCTGGTGCCCGGGCTGCGGCAATCACGGGATGTTTCTCGCGCTCCAACGTGCCCTGGCCGAGCTGGGTTGGGAGAAACGGGAGTTCGCGATGTTCTGGGGCATCGGATGCCACGGCAACGGCGCCGACTTCTACGATGTGCAGGGGTTTCACGCCCTCCACGGCCGCTCACTGCCGCCTGCATCCGCGTACGCCCTCACCCGCCCCGACCAACACGTCGTCGTCGAGATGGGCGACGGTGACGGTTACGGCTTGGGCCTCGGGCACTTCGTTCACGCGTGTCGGCGCAACGTCGCGCTCACGGTCATCGCGCACAACAACCAGATCTACGGGCTCACCACGGGTCAAGCGTCGCCGACGAGCGACCACCTCATGCCGACCGTCTCAACCCCCCAAGGCGTGTTGGAAGAACCGGTGAACCCCATCGGCATCGCACTGGCAGAAGGTGCGACTTTCATCGCCCGCGGCTTCGCCGGTGACATCGCGCACCTGACATCGCTCTACATCGAAGCCCTGACGCACGACGGCTTCGCCCTTGTGGACGTGTTCCAGCCCTGTGTGACCTGGAACAAGATCAACACCTTCGCGTGGTTCAGGGAGCGCGTCTACAAGCTCGAGGAGTCGGATTGGGACGCGACTGACAGGGTGAAGGCCTTCGACCTGTCGCTGACCGCGTTTCATGAACTCACGTGCGCTCCCGACACCTGCAAAATGCCCATCGGGGTCTACTTCCGCGAAACGGGAAAACCCACCTACGGCCAGAGCACGCCCGCATCGGCCGAGCCCGGCTGGAGGCGCGCACTGCACCCGCGCGACGTCTCAGGCATCATGGCGAAGTTGTAGCGGCCCTCGGGCCCGACAGTCCTCGCACCAACCGGGCGAACACGGCCGTCATCGCGGGGTCGAACTGCGAGCCGGCGCACGCCTCGATCTCAGCGAGCGCGGCTTCGGTAGAGACCGCCTCGCGGTACGGACGGCCACTGGTAAGCGTCTCGAACGCGTCACAGATGGCCAGTGCACGCGACTCCACGGGGATGCGCTCGCCTGACAGCCGGTCGGGATAGCCTTCGCCGTCCCATCGCTCGTGATGCCAGCGCACGATGGGGAGAATGTCATCGAGCAGAGCCGGGGCGAGGATTCGCTCACCCAAGACGGGGTGCTCTTCGATCTCGGCTCGCTCCAGGGAATCCAGAGGCCCGGGCTTCAGCAGGATCTCATCGCGCACGCCGATCTTGCCGACGTCATGCATCAGGGCGCCGAGGCCCACGATCTGAACCTGGCTGTCGGGCAACCCCAGCACCTGCGCGAGTGCCGTAGCAAGCTCGGCCACGTTGACGGAATGGTCACGCGTCGCGGGGTCTCGGGCATCCACCGCCTCGGCAAGCGCTCGCACGGTGCTGCGCAGAACCCGCATCCGCTCCCGCAGTCGACGCTCATCAGCAGGGAGCACCTCCGCGGATGCGTCATAGACGGCGACCGGCTCGCTCTCAGACCCGCGAGCCACCGCCACCGCGACCTCGGCGGCCGCGAGTAACTTGTCGGCACTCAATGCATGCAGCGGGAAGCAGGCCACGCCCGCGCTCACGGTCATGCCCAGCCGGGCTCCATCCAGTGCCAGTAGCCTGTCCACGGCAACCCATGCCCGCAGCGCGAGCGTGGCGGCGTCGCCCGGTGTCGCTCCGTCAAGGACGACGGCGATGCGATCCTCACCCAGTCTGAATATCTCGACCGCCCCTTGCGCCTCACTGCGCACAACG contains these protein-coding regions:
- a CDS encoding DUF190 domain-containing protein, yielding MTRSLAGASKRLAAYVGEDETYEDRPLYQALVEQARIQGCAGATALRGMVGFGAASRDVAKHGLRMSTDCPVMVVVIDDVPRIAALAEVWSAMIPSGIITLEDVSVVFYAGEPESGGSQG
- the coaBC gene encoding bifunctional phosphopantothenoylcysteine decarboxylase/phosphopantothenate--cysteine ligase CoaBC, with the translated sequence MTQRTTTPTVVVGVTGCIAAYKACELVRELMRAGCRVKVVMTENATRFVGPTTFRALTGEPVGVSLWDEPAARVHHTSLAEEADVFAVVPATANVMAKFAMGRADDLLTTVALATEAPLVVAPAMNVHMWRNPVTQANVEALRARGVVVIEPESGELACGDVGEGRLAALSVITEAILAEAHRARDIRGVRVLVTAGPTREAIDPVRFIGNASSGKTGFAIAEEAARRGADVVLVSGPTVLPDPFNVSTVRVTTALEMAAAVDDAFESCDVVVASAAISDFRPAVRSSVKQHKDEAPLVVELERNPDILAALGVRKEGRLLVGFAAETGDPVASARGKLAAKSLDLVVANDVSDPVMGFASDHNRVWLVDASGSEELPVMSKRALARALWDRIAPSAREASERRKGVGE
- a CDS encoding 2-oxoacid:acceptor oxidoreductase subunit alpha; protein product: MSQTAPYGREVRIRIGGPAGFGIKAAGQSLARVFAQAGYRTFDLTEYPSLIKGGHNTYHLRVSADPITSHVMATDILVALDRPTARLHIRELTPGGALIYDPKDFEPDADADLGGRDDVCLVPVPLTRIVDDAGGIKIMRNVAALGATLGHMGMALDGLESSIRAQFAHKAPEIAAQNIAIAQAGLEHAQGAPCAFPFALPAAEQAGDLVLADGNEAFGLGALAAGVGFYAAYPMTPASSLLHFMAKHGDAAGVVVKHTEDEIAAMNMVLGSAFGGTRSMCATAGGGFSLMVEAFGFAGVSETACVVGLFTRPGPATGLPTWTEQSDLRFALHASQGEFPRVVLAPGDHAEAFEYTWRAFNLADELQTPVILLGDSYLSDNRATSERFDVEAVEIRRGKLVAEGDVQDHPDALAGDGRYARYKVTEDGVSVRALPGVEGAIQVVNSYEHDEFGYGAQAEEASIRVAQNEKRLRKLDLAASMVPPPNRFGPDDAEISLVFFGSTKMPALQALQWLHAEGHAVNAIQVTTLWPFPAIEVCRFLCDAKINLIIEGNATGQLEGLIREQCLHAVHHRLRRYDGRPFSPELIYATVKQLLGEPVELNAAGALVAKEDFN
- a CDS encoding thiamine pyrophosphate-dependent enzyme, with the protein product MPEAKAFTNTNKPTWCPGCGNHGMFLALQRALAELGWEKREFAMFWGIGCHGNGADFYDVQGFHALHGRSLPPASAYALTRPDQHVVVEMGDGDGYGLGLGHFVHACRRNVALTVIAHNNQIYGLTTGQASPTSDHLMPTVSTPQGVLEEPVNPIGIALAEGATFIARGFAGDIAHLTSLYIEALTHDGFALVDVFQPCVTWNKINTFAWFRERVYKLEESDWDATDRVKAFDLSLTAFHELTCAPDTCKMPIGVYFRETGKPTYGQSTPASAEPGWRRALHPRDVSGIMAKL